DNA from Thermomicrobiales bacterium:
CGAGATCGAGGTGACCGTCGGCACTGCTGGACGAGCGGTGTTCTTCTCGGGCCTGACGGTGCTGATCGGACTTGCCGGGCTGGCGTTGTTCGACTTCATGTTCCTGCGCTCGGTCGGCATCGCCGGTGCGCTCGTCGTCGCCGTCGCAGTGCTGGGGGCGCTGACGCTGCTGCCGGCAGTGCTCGGCATCGTCGGGCCGCACATCGATCGCGGTAGGCTGTTCCGCCGCGAGACGCACGGCGGCAGCCCGTTCTGGACCGTGCTGGCGAACACCGTCATGCGCCATCCCTGGTGGGTGCTGGTGCCGGTGATGGCGTTCCTGGTCCTGCTGGGCTTGCCGTTCCGCGAGGTGAAGCTGTCATCTCCGGACGCGACGATTCTGCCGCTGAGTGTTGATTCGCGGCAGGGGTTCGAGGTGCTGCGGCGCGAGTTCGGCGATGGCGAAATCTCGCCAATCGTCGTCGCCTTGCGCACGCCGGACGGCATCACCAGCCCGGAGAACCTCGCGGCGCTATGGGACTTCACGCGGCACTTCGCGGCTGATGAGCGCGTGACGCGGATCGACAGTCTGGTGACGCTCGACCCGCGACTCAGCCTGGCGCAATACGACCTGCTCTACAACACGGGTCAGATGAGCGACCCGTTCGTCGCCGCCGCCCGGCAGCAACTCGCCGGGCCGGACGCGACGGTGGTGCTGCTGTACACCCGCGGTC
Protein-coding regions in this window:
- a CDS encoding MMPL family transporter, with translation EIEVTVGTAGRAVFFSGLTVLIGLAGLALFDFMFLRSVGIAGALVVAVAVLGALTLLPAVLGIVGPHIDRGRLFRRETHGGSPFWTVLANTVMRHPWWVLVPVMAFLVLLGLPFREVKLSSPDATILPLSVDSRQGFEVLRREFGDGEISPIVVALRTPDGITSPENLAALWDFTRHFAADERVTRIDSLVTLDPRLSLAQYDLLYNTGQMSDPFVAAARQQLAGPDATVVLLYTRGLPTDDANINLLHEIRDWQMGGDMEILVDGGTAEIVDVVNEMYAEFPRVALVIVLSTYLVLLFLFRSVVLPLKAILMNALSIIASYGALVFIFQEGHFSRLLDFEPLGFVEASLPILMFCLLFGLSMDYEVFLLSRVREAYLDSHDNTSSVAIGLQRSGRIITGAALIVVVVTLSFVTAQIVLVKALGLGIAIAILLDATIVRGLLVPATMRLLGDINWWLPGWLARLLPKREFEH